The following coding sequences lie in one Spirosoma sp. KUDC1026 genomic window:
- a CDS encoding NAD-dependent epimerase/dehydratase family protein has product MTKKRILFTGGSGKAGKHVVPYLLDQGHTVLNVDLTPLTHPGVNNLIADITDSGQVFNAMTSYASLDELDLGQGVPKFDAVVHFAAVPRILLKPDNETFRVNTIGTYNVIEAAVKLGINKIVIASSETTYGICFSYGQTSPHVLPLEEDYDVDPMDSYGLSKVVNEKTARSFQRRSGIDIYALRIGNVIEPHEYAELFPHYFAHPDVRRRNVFCYIDARDLGQIVDLCLQKDGLGYQVFNAGNDHNGAIIPSQELASRFFPGVPITRELGEHEALFSNRKIREVLGFREQHNWRQYVNEES; this is encoded by the coding sequence ATGACTAAAAAACGAATATTGTTTACCGGGGGATCAGGAAAAGCTGGAAAGCACGTAGTACCGTACCTGCTCGATCAGGGCCATACCGTACTGAATGTTGACCTAACTCCGTTGACTCACCCGGGGGTCAATAATCTCATCGCTGATATTACCGATTCGGGGCAGGTGTTCAACGCCATGACGTCGTATGCCAGCTTAGACGAACTGGATCTCGGTCAGGGCGTACCTAAATTTGATGCGGTCGTTCATTTCGCGGCCGTACCCAGGATTCTGCTCAAACCCGATAATGAAACGTTTCGGGTTAACACGATTGGCACCTACAATGTCATCGAAGCAGCCGTCAAGTTAGGCATCAACAAGATTGTCATTGCCTCCTCGGAGACCACCTATGGCATCTGTTTTTCGTATGGCCAGACCAGCCCCCATGTCTTGCCACTCGAGGAAGACTACGATGTTGATCCCATGGATAGCTACGGTTTATCTAAGGTAGTCAACGAGAAAACGGCGCGCAGCTTTCAGCGCCGGTCGGGTATTGATATCTACGCGTTGCGGATCGGCAATGTGATCGAGCCCCACGAGTACGCCGAGTTGTTTCCCCATTATTTTGCTCACCCTGACGTGCGACGACGGAATGTTTTTTGTTACATCGATGCGCGTGATCTGGGCCAGATTGTAGATCTGTGTCTGCAAAAAGACGGCCTTGGCTACCAGGTTTTTAACGCAGGAAACGATCACAACGGGGCCATTATTCCCAGCCAGGAACTGGCCAGCCGATTCTTTCCAGGGGTACCCATTACGCGCGAATTGGGGGAGCACGAAGCGCTGTTTTCCAATCGTAAAATCCGGGAGGTACTGGGATTCCGGGAGCAGCACAATTGGCGGCAGTACGTAAACGAGGAGTCGTGA
- a CDS encoding SDR family oxidoreductase, whose product MNDNQLSRRQVIGGIGSGLAASMLAAPVLATPDSDTSSAAPILVDPTTNYPKPPFNTPMQPWPGLVSKMNPRPDHGETSYKGSGRLAGRKALITGGDSGMGRAAAIAYAREGADVAINYLPAEEADAKEVIELIKKEGRKAIAIPGDIRDEAFCKRLVDEAVKGLGGLDILVSNAARQQARESILDITSEDFDATIKTNIYAPFWIIKAALPHMPAGSAIIGTTSEQAYDPSANLYDYAQTKAATMNFVKSLAKQLGPKGIRVNGVAPGPIWTPLQPSGGATAEKLKSFGGDTPLGRPGQPAELASIYVQLAASDASYATGQVYGAAGGKGQP is encoded by the coding sequence ATGAATGACAATCAATTAAGCCGACGCCAAGTTATTGGCGGAATTGGCAGTGGTTTAGCCGCTTCGATGCTAGCAGCCCCGGTATTGGCAACCCCAGACTCCGACACGTCCAGCGCTGCGCCAATTCTGGTCGATCCGACCACCAACTATCCCAAACCTCCCTTCAATACCCCGATGCAACCCTGGCCCGGCCTGGTCAGTAAAATGAATCCTCGACCCGATCACGGGGAGACCAGCTATAAGGGTTCAGGTCGATTGGCCGGGCGCAAAGCCTTGATCACGGGTGGCGATTCGGGCATGGGCCGGGCAGCAGCCATTGCGTATGCGCGCGAAGGAGCTGACGTAGCCATCAATTACCTGCCCGCGGAAGAAGCTGACGCCAAAGAAGTCATTGAGCTGATCAAAAAAGAAGGCAGAAAAGCCATTGCGATTCCTGGCGATATCCGTGACGAAGCGTTCTGCAAACGGCTAGTCGACGAAGCAGTGAAGGGCCTGGGTGGCCTGGATATTTTAGTCAGCAACGCTGCGCGTCAGCAAGCTCGTGAATCGATTTTAGATATCACTTCGGAGGATTTTGACGCCACCATAAAAACCAACATCTACGCACCATTCTGGATCATTAAAGCCGCCCTGCCGCACATGCCCGCTGGCTCAGCCATTATTGGCACGACCTCCGAGCAGGCCTATGATCCCTCGGCTAATCTTTATGACTATGCCCAGACAAAGGCGGCTACGATGAATTTCGTGAAGTCATTGGCTAAGCAACTCGGCCCCAAAGGGATTCGCGTCAATGGCGTAGCACCGGGTCCCATCTGGACACCGTTGCAGCCCAGCGGTGGGGCAACCGCAGAGAAGCTCAAAAGCTTTGGCGGGGATACACCGCTGGGGCGGCCCGGCCAGCCAGCCGAGTTAGCCTCGATTTATGTCCAATTAGCAGCCAGCGATGCTAGTTACGCGACGGGGCAGGTTTACGGAGCGGCAGGCGGGAAAGGCCAGCCTTAA
- a CDS encoding VCBS repeat-containing protein, giving the protein MKSIFSGVLLSVVLSACLSCTKKTGPTLFTKLDSTQTGVSFVNQVTGTTKLNILEYLYFYNGGGVSAGDVNNDGKPDLYFVSNQGQNRLYLNKTEPGQAPKFEDITEQAGVAGFSDWQTGVTMADVNGDGLLDIYVCAVGNYKGLEGNNELYINNGNGPDGRPTFSEKAAEYGLDFTGFSTQAAFFDYDHDGDLDCFLLNHAVHTSRSYDRAATRTTRQPESGDYLFENPLVSTGQSTTAKSVKFKDISEQAGIYGAAMGYGLGISVADLNNDGWEDIYVSNDFHENDYYYVNKGGKQTSGPTFTEQAQNAFAHVSRFSMGNDIGDVNNDGFPDVMTLDMYPADETVEKSSQGEDLLDIYLYKLSYGYMNQYSRNCLQLNMSGKRFIDVGAMAGVAATDWSWSPLLADYDNDGIKDLFIANGIPRRPNNLDYIKYVMNDSVQMAMSTSQSVSDKAIGLMPEGKVHNYLYRGTPNLQFEDKSLDWGFDQSSISNGATYADLDNDGDLDLITNDMNEPGGVYLNHTNELFPDNHYVRVSLQGSKPNAFGVGAKVILKTKNGLQLQQLMPTRGFESSVEPVLTFGLGNQQLIDSLIVIWPNQRMEVRTNVKTNQQLVLQQAQATLDASRYQFTPQTPTLFTEVTDQYPTAYTHRENTDYYDFFRESLMPFKVSTEGPKLAVGDVNGDGLEDFYAGGGKWQTGVLQIQQPNGQFRPSKQPAFVADSLSEDVDALFFDADGDKDLDLYVVSGGNEFSGQALQLLDRLYLNDGKGQFSRSTGLPPMYDNKSCVRAGDVDGDGDLDLFVGGRVQAQAYGRSPRSYLLINDGRGRFSDRTDQLAPELRRAGMVTDAVWADLDKDKRPDLVVVGDWMPIRIFNNQGGKLVPRADVAGPDAALTGFWQCVTAADFDGDGDLDLVAGNLGLNSKFNKESAPELAMWVKDLDGNQTVDHILAYKRTDEDGDSKWYPVAFKDELSKQMPGIINRKFTNYQKIAGKTVEEIFDAGELDDAEKHVVNQVASVYLDNQNGQFVVRPLPIMAQVSKLFSFAMTDVDNDGKTDLLAGGNFYGVSTYQGRYDADYGLVLRNQTANPNAQAPFAALTSDKTGFVLTGEVRDIKLIKTANGPRWLVARNNAPLQIFAPTSLASPQRVIP; this is encoded by the coding sequence ATGAAGTCAATTTTTTCAGGCGTACTCCTTTCAGTTGTTCTTAGTGCCTGCCTTTCCTGTACCAAAAAGACCGGACCTACCTTATTCACGAAGCTGGACTCTACCCAAACGGGCGTCTCGTTCGTCAATCAGGTGACCGGTACCACCAAGTTAAATATCCTGGAATACCTGTACTTCTACAATGGTGGGGGCGTCTCGGCGGGGGATGTTAATAATGACGGCAAACCGGATCTGTACTTCGTATCGAATCAGGGTCAGAACCGGCTGTACCTGAACAAAACCGAACCGGGGCAGGCTCCGAAGTTTGAGGACATTACCGAACAGGCGGGCGTGGCTGGCTTTTCGGACTGGCAGACGGGTGTTACAATGGCCGACGTCAACGGCGACGGACTCCTGGATATTTACGTCTGCGCGGTCGGCAACTACAAAGGGCTGGAAGGCAATAACGAACTCTACATCAACAATGGCAATGGCCCGGACGGACGGCCTACGTTCAGCGAGAAAGCTGCGGAGTATGGGCTAGATTTTACCGGTTTTTCCACGCAGGCCGCTTTTTTTGATTACGATCACGATGGGGACCTGGACTGCTTTCTGCTCAATCACGCCGTTCATACCTCGCGCAGCTACGACCGGGCTGCCACGCGAACCACCCGCCAGCCGGAATCGGGCGATTACCTGTTCGAGAATCCGCTTGTCTCAACCGGGCAGTCGACAACAGCGAAGTCGGTCAAGTTTAAGGACATCAGTGAGCAGGCCGGTATTTACGGCGCGGCTATGGGCTACGGCCTGGGCATATCCGTGGCCGACCTGAACAACGATGGCTGGGAGGACATTTACGTTTCCAACGATTTTCACGAGAACGATTATTACTACGTCAATAAGGGCGGCAAACAGACGAGCGGCCCTACGTTCACGGAGCAGGCTCAGAATGCGTTCGCCCACGTTAGCCGCTTTTCGATGGGAAATGACATCGGTGACGTCAACAACGACGGATTCCCCGATGTGATGACGCTGGATATGTACCCGGCCGACGAAACGGTGGAAAAATCATCGCAGGGCGAAGATCTGCTTGATATTTATCTCTACAAACTGTCGTACGGGTACATGAACCAGTACAGCCGCAACTGCCTACAGCTGAATATGAGCGGAAAACGCTTCATCGACGTAGGCGCCATGGCGGGTGTGGCCGCTACCGACTGGAGCTGGTCGCCCCTGCTGGCCGATTACGACAATGATGGTATCAAAGATTTGTTTATCGCGAATGGTATTCCGCGTCGGCCGAACAACCTGGATTACATTAAGTACGTGATGAATGATTCGGTTCAGATGGCCATGAGCACGTCCCAGTCCGTAAGCGACAAGGCGATTGGGCTTATGCCCGAAGGCAAGGTCCACAATTACCTTTACCGGGGGACGCCCAATCTTCAGTTCGAGGATAAGTCGCTGGATTGGGGCTTCGATCAGTCGAGTATTTCGAACGGGGCAACCTACGCTGACCTGGACAATGACGGGGACCTGGACCTGATCACCAACGACATGAATGAGCCGGGTGGTGTTTATCTGAATCATACGAACGAACTATTCCCGGACAACCATTACGTGCGGGTCAGCTTGCAGGGCAGCAAGCCGAATGCGTTCGGCGTGGGCGCCAAAGTGATTCTAAAAACCAAGAATGGTCTTCAGTTACAGCAGCTGATGCCCACCCGTGGTTTCGAATCGTCGGTTGAGCCGGTGCTGACGTTTGGTCTGGGAAACCAACAGCTTATCGATTCCCTGATCGTTATCTGGCCTAACCAGCGGATGGAAGTTCGCACCAACGTTAAGACGAACCAGCAGCTCGTTCTACAGCAGGCGCAGGCAACGCTTGATGCCAGTCGGTACCAATTCACCCCACAAACGCCCACCCTGTTCACCGAGGTAACGGATCAATACCCGACGGCATATACCCATCGGGAGAACACCGATTATTACGATTTCTTCCGGGAGTCGCTGATGCCCTTCAAGGTCTCGACGGAAGGCCCCAAACTTGCCGTCGGCGACGTAAATGGCGATGGGCTGGAGGATTTTTACGCCGGTGGTGGCAAGTGGCAGACCGGGGTGTTGCAGATACAGCAACCTAACGGACAATTTCGCCCGTCGAAGCAGCCAGCTTTTGTAGCCGACTCGCTGAGCGAAGACGTCGATGCGCTCTTCTTTGACGCCGATGGTGATAAAGACCTCGATTTATACGTCGTATCCGGAGGAAACGAGTTCTCCGGTCAGGCCCTCCAGCTTCTTGATCGGCTATACCTTAACGACGGCAAAGGACAGTTCAGCCGCTCAACGGGCCTGCCGCCTATGTACGACAACAAAAGCTGCGTTCGTGCCGGCGATGTTGACGGGGATGGCGACCTGGACCTGTTCGTCGGCGGGCGGGTCCAAGCCCAGGCGTACGGCAGGAGCCCCCGCTCCTACCTGCTGATCAACGATGGTCGGGGCCGCTTCAGCGACAGAACTGACCAGCTTGCCCCGGAACTCCGCCGGGCGGGTATGGTCACCGACGCCGTCTGGGCGGACCTGGACAAAGACAAACGCCCGGATCTGGTCGTAGTAGGCGACTGGATGCCTATTCGGATTTTCAACAACCAGGGCGGCAAGCTGGTACCACGTGCTGACGTAGCCGGTCCGGACGCAGCCCTCACCGGCTTCTGGCAGTGCGTAACGGCGGCTGATTTTGATGGCGACGGTGACCTGGATCTGGTAGCCGGCAATCTGGGATTGAACAGCAAGTTTAACAAGGAGTCAGCGCCCGAACTGGCGATGTGGGTTAAGGATCTTGACGGGAACCAAACGGTTGACCACATTCTGGCGTACAAGCGAACCGATGAAGACGGTGACTCGAAGTGGTACCCGGTCGCCTTCAAGGACGAACTAAGCAAACAGATGCCGGGGATCATCAATCGTAAATTCACGAATTACCAGAAAATCGCCGGTAAAACGGTTGAGGAGATTTTCGACGCGGGCGAGCTGGATGACGCCGAAAAACACGTAGTCAATCAGGTTGCGTCGGTGTACCTCGACAACCAGAATGGTCAGTTCGTGGTCAGGCCCCTGCCCATAATGGCCCAAGTATCGAAACTATTCTCCTTTGCCATGACTGACGTTGACAACGACGGGAAAACTGATCTGCTGGCGGGAGGCAACTTCTACGGAGTGAGTACGTACCAGGGACGGTACGACGCCGATTATGGCCTGGTGCTCCGCAATCAGACGGCGAATCCGAACGCTCAGGCACCGTTTGCAGCGCTTACATCGGACAAAACCGGTTTTGTATTGACGGGCGAAGTACGGGACATAAAATTGATCAAGACTGCAAACGGCCCGCGCTGGCTGGTTGCCCGCAACAATGCGCCCCTGCAAATCTTTGCGCCAACCAGTTTAGCCAGCCCTCAACGCGTAATCCCGTAG
- a CDS encoding VCBS repeat-containing protein — protein sequence MRVRLLILLLYSLIGCQTDPNTEGRLFEKLSADVTNISFTNTVTDDKEFNIFNYRNFYNGGGVAIGDVNNDGYADVFLIANMGDNKLYLNKGKQGTAPMQFDDITAKASVGGKRAWSTGATFADVNGDGLLDLYVCNAGIRPGDDRANELYINNGDLTFTEKAREYGLDDRGYSTHAAFFDYDRDGDLDMYLLNNSFIPVSRLQYANIRNERDSLGGHKLFRNDGNRFTDVSEQAGIYGSLIGFGLGITIGDVNDDNWPDVYISNDFYERDYLYLNNHDGTFQEAVKESMPHISLSSMGADIADVNNDGQLDIFVTDMLPGNDRRLKLTSTFESYDLFQLKLGRDFHYQYMQNMLHLNRGSSARAGGKSAMPMFSDVARFAGVHATDWSWGALIFDMDNDGQKDIFVANGIAKDLTNQDFVSFLADRENMIQIARQGTLDPKKFLDQAPSEPVPNYAFRNTGNLQFVNKAVDWGLGEPDFSNGAAYGDLDNDGDLDLIVNNVNGPVAVYKNLSREKTDVNYLKVNLIGTQKNRNAIGASVYVYGPDSSGNPRQQRLQQMPNRGFQSSVDLSLLFGLGKQSRIDSVVVVWPDDRTQTIRQPKANQLLTLRQQDATATWTAAQYQASPLLTDVTTRSGLIYTHQESAFIDYNRDPLLKQMLSTQGPALAVGDVNGDGLDDVFFGSAAGKPHKLMIQQADGRFVDKTPLAMQQDRQYEAVDALFFDADKDGDQDLYVVSGSNEFAPEADELQDRLYVNDGRGTFSRDTRLPSLAASGSCVTAADFDHDGDLDLFVGSRMIPGQYGYAPSSYLLVNDGTGVFKNYTKRYLPQATQLGMVTSAVWADLNADTFPELIVVGDWMPIMVFDNQRGKLVLRHEQAITSQTNTPLKTSGWWNCIKAGDVDNDGDVDLILGNLGTNSRIKATQTTPAELYTADFDQNGTIEQIINCADETGKLYPMLLKQEFQKQMPGIKKKYVKYTDYAGKPLDQLLDETQLRSAVIRQANLAESVVLLNTGKGSLTVRPLPLEAQLSPVCGIELSDVNSDGKPDLLLAGNFYDVLPELGRYDASYGLVLQGLGNGQFTTMPAKTSGFVSSGQVRRLKRLAQGQFVLAKNNAPAQIFAPRKP from the coding sequence ATGCGTGTCCGCTTATTAATCCTGCTGCTTTACAGTCTCATCGGTTGCCAGACCGATCCGAATACGGAAGGCAGGCTCTTCGAAAAATTATCAGCCGACGTAACAAACATTTCGTTTACCAACACCGTAACCGACGATAAAGAATTCAACATTTTCAATTACCGCAACTTCTACAACGGGGGCGGGGTCGCCATCGGCGACGTTAACAACGATGGCTACGCCGATGTCTTTCTGATCGCCAATATGGGCGACAACAAACTGTACCTCAACAAAGGCAAGCAGGGAACGGCACCCATGCAGTTTGACGACATTACCGCAAAGGCCAGCGTTGGCGGCAAACGGGCCTGGAGCACGGGCGCTACCTTCGCCGACGTTAACGGCGACGGCTTGCTTGATCTGTACGTCTGTAATGCCGGTATCCGTCCCGGCGACGACCGAGCTAACGAACTGTACATCAACAACGGAGACCTTACGTTTACGGAGAAAGCCCGCGAGTACGGCCTGGACGACCGGGGCTATTCCACGCACGCGGCTTTCTTCGACTACGACCGGGATGGCGACCTGGATATGTACCTGCTCAACAACAGTTTCATTCCCGTCTCGCGCCTGCAATACGCCAATATCCGGAACGAACGCGATTCGCTGGGTGGACACAAACTGTTTCGCAACGACGGCAATCGCTTCACCGATGTCAGTGAGCAGGCCGGTATTTACGGTAGTCTGATTGGCTTTGGGCTGGGTATAACGATCGGCGACGTTAACGACGATAACTGGCCGGACGTTTATATCTCCAACGACTTTTACGAGCGCGATTACCTATACCTCAACAACCACGACGGTACGTTCCAGGAAGCCGTTAAGGAGTCGATGCCGCACATCAGCCTGTCGTCGATGGGCGCCGATATTGCCGACGTCAACAACGATGGGCAACTCGATATTTTCGTAACGGACATGCTGCCCGGTAACGACCGGCGGTTGAAACTAACGTCGACTTTTGAAAGCTATGACCTGTTTCAGCTCAAGCTCGGGCGCGACTTTCATTATCAGTACATGCAGAATATGCTGCACCTGAACCGGGGCAGCTCGGCGCGAGCGGGTGGCAAATCAGCTATGCCAATGTTCAGTGATGTAGCCCGTTTTGCCGGCGTACATGCCACCGACTGGAGCTGGGGTGCGCTGATTTTCGACATGGACAATGATGGGCAGAAAGACATTTTCGTGGCCAACGGCATCGCCAAAGACCTGACCAATCAGGATTTCGTTAGCTTCCTGGCCGACCGCGAAAACATGATTCAGATTGCCAGGCAGGGAACCCTAGACCCGAAAAAGTTTCTGGATCAGGCCCCATCCGAACCCGTCCCCAACTACGCGTTTCGCAATACCGGTAATCTGCAGTTTGTCAACAAAGCAGTAGATTGGGGACTTGGCGAACCTGACTTTTCCAACGGGGCGGCCTACGGCGATCTGGATAACGACGGGGATCTGGACCTGATCGTCAACAATGTCAACGGCCCGGTGGCTGTTTACAAAAACCTGTCGCGGGAGAAAACAGACGTAAATTACTTGAAAGTGAACCTGATCGGAACGCAGAAGAATCGTAACGCCATCGGGGCCAGCGTCTACGTCTACGGACCGGATTCGAGCGGTAATCCGCGCCAGCAGCGTCTCCAGCAAATGCCGAACCGGGGCTTTCAATCGTCGGTGGATCTGTCGCTTCTGTTTGGTTTGGGTAAACAGTCCCGTATTGATTCGGTGGTGGTTGTCTGGCCCGACGATCGTACGCAGACGATTCGACAACCAAAGGCCAACCAGCTGTTGACGCTCCGCCAGCAGGACGCCACCGCAACCTGGACGGCCGCTCAATACCAGGCCTCACCGCTGCTTACCGACGTAACGACGCGCAGTGGACTAATCTATACACATCAGGAAAGTGCGTTCATCGATTATAACCGTGATCCATTGCTAAAGCAGATGCTGTCGACGCAAGGGCCCGCGCTGGCCGTTGGCGACGTCAACGGCGACGGACTGGACGACGTATTTTTCGGTAGTGCGGCCGGGAAGCCGCATAAACTGATGATTCAGCAGGCTGACGGTCGGTTTGTCGACAAAACGCCACTCGCGATGCAACAGGACCGGCAGTACGAAGCGGTCGATGCGCTGTTCTTCGACGCGGACAAGGACGGCGACCAGGATCTGTACGTTGTGTCGGGTAGCAACGAATTTGCCCCCGAAGCCGACGAATTGCAGGATCGACTTTATGTCAACGATGGACGTGGCACCTTCAGCCGGGACACGCGGCTCCCCAGTCTGGCGGCCAGTGGCTCCTGCGTAACAGCCGCCGACTTTGACCACGACGGCGACCTTGACCTGTTTGTCGGCTCCCGGATGATTCCGGGTCAGTACGGCTATGCCCCGTCCAGTTACCTGCTGGTCAACGATGGGACGGGCGTTTTCAAAAACTACACCAAACGATACCTGCCCCAGGCGACTCAGCTGGGCATGGTAACCAGTGCCGTCTGGGCCGATCTGAACGCCGATACGTTCCCCGAACTGATCGTTGTCGGCGACTGGATGCCCATTATGGTTTTCGATAATCAGCGGGGCAAACTTGTGTTACGTCACGAACAGGCAATCACAAGCCAGACCAATACCCCACTGAAAACGAGCGGCTGGTGGAACTGCATCAAGGCAGGCGACGTCGATAACGACGGTGATGTGGACCTGATCCTGGGTAACCTGGGCACCAACAGCCGTATCAAAGCCACGCAAACAACTCCGGCAGAACTGTATACGGCCGACTTCGACCAGAACGGTACTATTGAACAGATCATCAACTGCGCCGACGAAACCGGAAAATTATACCCGATGCTACTGAAGCAGGAGTTTCAGAAGCAGATGCCGGGTATCAAGAAAAAGTACGTCAAATACACGGACTACGCCGGGAAACCACTCGACCAACTGCTCGACGAGACCCAGTTACGTAGCGCCGTAATACGACAGGCAAATCTGGCTGAATCCGTCGTTCTACTTAACACCGGCAAGGGTAGCCTGACTGTCAGACCGTTACCATTGGAAGCACAGTTGTCGCCGGTTTGTGGCATCGAGCTAAGCGACGTCAACAGCGACGGCAAGCCTGATTTGTTGCTGGCGGGCAATTTTTATGACGTCTTGCCAGAGCTAGGCCGGTACGACGCCAGCTATGGCCTCGTGTTGCAAGGCCTGGGTAACGGACAGTTTACCACCATGCCCGCAAAAACGTCCGGGTTCGTATCCAGCGGGCAGGTTCGTCGGTTGAAACGGCTGGCCCAGGGCCAGTTTGTACTGGCAAAAAATAATGCACCGGCTCAGATTTTCGCCCCCCGAAAGCCCTGA
- a CDS encoding RagB/SusD family nutrient uptake outer membrane protein → MKNSVVASLLGIALVGQACTGLDSQVFNQASADKFPASADELNSIVGSAYGQLRYAINSVRTCNEAASDEMVVPTRGPDWFDDGRWQKFARHDFSSVTPPQINDAWNYAYTGIAQTNLYLSYLNASTLTIPGKTTTVAELRTLRAWYYYVLCDFFGRVPIITESSPAGSVAQSERKDVFTFIESELKAALPDLRADISTETYGRMTQGAAQALLAKLYINAEVYTGTARWQDCITACDAVTKLGYKLNSDFFALFATNNQSNGANVENIIVGVFDKNYATGNNLTMETLHPTFKAKYSLGADSPWNGYATYADFYGTFASNDVRKNQWLQGVQTDKNGSPIIYNDAVTGETNKTLNFTPKINSIEKAAQNEGVRLIKYQVQSNLPGNNADNDWAILRYADVLLLKAEASLRLGNTATALTSLNPVRLRAGLAAATALTLDDVLAERGRELTWEGWRRSDLIRFGKWEGNWTTKSENFNTPFELVSRDPSRRVFPIPATQLSSNPLLKQNPGY, encoded by the coding sequence ATGAAAAATTCCGTTGTTGCCAGTTTACTTGGCATTGCCCTTGTCGGCCAGGCCTGCACCGGGCTGGATTCGCAGGTCTTTAACCAGGCATCGGCCGACAAATTTCCGGCGTCGGCCGACGAACTGAACTCGATCGTTGGCTCCGCATACGGTCAGCTTCGATATGCCATCAACTCCGTACGGACCTGCAACGAAGCGGCTTCCGACGAAATGGTCGTGCCGACGCGCGGACCCGACTGGTTCGACGATGGCCGGTGGCAAAAGTTTGCGCGGCATGATTTCTCGTCGGTAACGCCCCCGCAGATCAATGATGCCTGGAACTATGCCTACACGGGTATTGCTCAGACAAACCTGTACCTCTCCTACCTGAACGCCAGTACGCTGACCATTCCTGGTAAAACGACGACCGTGGCCGAACTGCGTACGCTGCGGGCCTGGTATTATTACGTCCTCTGCGATTTCTTCGGCCGGGTCCCCATCATTACCGAATCCAGCCCGGCGGGCAGCGTGGCGCAAAGTGAGCGAAAGGATGTGTTTACGTTCATTGAAAGCGAACTGAAAGCCGCCCTGCCCGACCTGAGAGCCGACATCAGTACCGAAACGTACGGCCGGATGACCCAGGGAGCGGCTCAGGCGCTGCTGGCTAAACTGTACATCAACGCTGAAGTGTATACCGGAACGGCCCGCTGGCAGGATTGCATAACGGCCTGCGACGCGGTTACCAAGCTCGGGTACAAGCTGAACAGCGACTTTTTTGCCCTGTTCGCGACGAACAACCAGAGCAATGGTGCCAACGTGGAGAATATCATCGTCGGCGTTTTCGATAAAAACTACGCCACCGGTAATAACCTGACGATGGAGACGCTGCACCCCACGTTCAAGGCGAAGTACAGCCTGGGGGCCGACAGCCCCTGGAATGGCTACGCGACCTACGCTGATTTCTACGGTACGTTCGCCAGCAACGACGTACGGAAGAACCAGTGGCTTCAGGGTGTTCAGACGGATAAAAATGGTAGTCCGATCATTTACAACGATGCGGTAACGGGCGAAACCAACAAGACGCTGAACTTTACGCCCAAGATCAACTCCATTGAAAAAGCAGCCCAGAACGAAGGTGTCCGGCTGATCAAGTACCAGGTTCAGTCAAACCTTCCTGGTAATAATGCGGATAACGACTGGGCAATTCTGCGTTATGCCGACGTACTGCTTTTGAAGGCCGAGGCTTCGCTACGGTTGGGCAACACGGCTACGGCGCTGACGTCGCTGAATCCGGTACGGCTACGGGCGGGGCTGGCGGCAGCGACAGCGTTGACACTGGACGATGTACTGGCTGAGCGGGGTCGGGAGCTGACCTGGGAAGGCTGGCGTCGGAGCGACCTGATCCGGTTTGGGAAATGGGAAGGCAACTGGACAACCAAGTCCGAAAACTTCAATACGCCCTTCGAACTGGTCAGCCGTGACCCCAGCCGCCGGGTATTCCCCATTCCGGCCACGCAGTTGTCAAGTAATCCCCTGCTGAAACAGAATCCGGGGTACTAA